One Egibacteraceae bacterium DNA window includes the following coding sequences:
- a CDS encoding translation elongation factor Ts, with product MSDFTAADVKKLRDATGAGMMDCKRALTDADGDFDKAAELVRERTGAKMEGRVGERTASEGLVHAYLHTPSPGLPAKQGVLLELNCETDFVAKGEAFRQLAHDVALHIAAMKPQVVSEDQVDQAVLDAERGFVERQAREEGKPDHIVEKIVEGKIKSFYKDKVLLNQPFVKDDSRTVADLLAEFQRTSGEKIEVGRFVRYQVGA from the coding sequence GTGTCCGATTTCACCGCTGCCGATGTGAAGAAGCTCCGCGATGCCACCGGCGCGGGGATGATGGACTGCAAGCGGGCATTGACCGATGCCGACGGCGACTTCGACAAGGCCGCCGAGCTCGTCCGTGAGCGAACCGGGGCCAAGATGGAGGGCCGGGTCGGTGAGCGCACCGCCTCCGAGGGGCTGGTGCACGCCTACCTGCACACGCCGAGCCCAGGTCTGCCGGCCAAGCAGGGTGTGCTGCTCGAGCTGAACTGCGAGACCGACTTCGTGGCGAAGGGCGAGGCCTTTCGCCAGCTCGCCCACGATGTGGCGCTGCACATCGCGGCGATGAAGCCCCAGGTGGTCAGCGAGGACCAGGTCGACCAGGCCGTTCTGGACGCCGAGCGCGGTTTCGTGGAGCGGCAGGCCCGTGAGGAGGGCAAGCCCGACCACATCGTCGAGAAGATCGTGGAGGGCAAGATCAAGTCCTTCTACAAGGACAAGGTGCTGCTCAACCAGCCGTTCGTGAAGGACGACTCGCGCACCGTGGCCGACCTGCTCGCCGAGTTCCAGCGCACCAGCGGTGAGAAGATCGAGGTGGGACGGTTCGTCCGGTACCAGGTCGGCGCCTGA
- the rpsB gene encoding 30S ribosomal protein S2, with the protein MAVVSMRELLEAGVHFGHQTRRWNPKMKRFIFSERNGIYIIDIQQTIGMLEQSYNFLRDTVAKGGTVLFVGTKKQAQEAIEQQAQRVGMPYVNYRWLGGMLTNFETIKQRLRRLSELEEMEQAGTMELLPKKEVLTLQREREKLERNLGGIRGMGKVPAAMWVVDTVKEHIAVKEANRLNIPVVAVVDTNCDPDEIQYVIPGNDDAIRSGALLTRIMADACAEGYVQRASRSADDVVAEQAAAAAAAAQKPAPGTPAQEEGEPLAEWEIALQREEARQAAAAAGGEVSDGASGEAASEGAAPDAPAQAAQAGDQPDAEPAPQEHTDVAPESPQEPPATAGA; encoded by the coding sequence ATGGCCGTCGTGAGCATGCGCGAGCTGCTCGAGGCCGGTGTCCATTTCGGACATCAGACCCGTCGTTGGAACCCGAAGATGAAGCGCTTCATCTTCAGCGAGCGCAACGGCATCTACATCATCGACATCCAGCAGACCATCGGCATGCTGGAGCAGTCGTACAACTTCTTGCGCGACACCGTCGCCAAGGGGGGCACGGTGCTGTTCGTCGGCACGAAGAAGCAGGCGCAGGAAGCCATCGAGCAGCAGGCCCAGCGCGTCGGCATGCCCTACGTCAACTACCGCTGGCTCGGGGGGATGCTGACCAACTTCGAGACCATCAAGCAGCGGCTGCGTCGCCTCAGCGAGCTCGAGGAGATGGAGCAGGCCGGGACCATGGAGCTGCTCCCGAAGAAGGAGGTCCTGACCCTCCAGCGCGAGCGGGAGAAGCTGGAGCGCAACCTCGGCGGCATCCGGGGCATGGGCAAGGTGCCCGCCGCCATGTGGGTGGTCGACACGGTCAAGGAGCACATCGCCGTCAAGGAGGCCAACCGCCTGAACATCCCGGTCGTCGCGGTGGTCGACACCAACTGCGACCCCGACGAGATCCAGTACGTCATCCCGGGCAACGACGACGCGATCCGCTCGGGCGCGCTGCTGACCCGCATCATGGCGGACGCCTGCGCCGAGGGCTACGTGCAGCGCGCCAGCCGCAGCGCCGACGACGTCGTCGCCGAGCAGGCCGCCGCTGCCGCTGCCGCCGCACAGAAGCCGGCGCCGGGAACCCCAGCACAAGAAGAGGGTGAGCCCCTCGCGGAGTGGGAGATCGCCCTGCAGCGCGAGGAGGCCCGCCAGGCCGCCGCAGCGGCGGGCGGCGAGGTCTCCGACGGTGCGTCGGGGGAGGCTGCCTCAGAGGGCGCGGCGCCGGACGCACCTGCGCAGGCCGCTCAGGCCGGTGACCAGCCCGACGCCGAACCGGCGCCACAGGAACACACGGACGTGGCGCCGGAGAGCCCCCAGGAACCGCCGGCGACCGCCGGAGCCTGA
- a CDS encoding M23 family metallopeptidase, whose product MRRVAAGLVAALGVLGVLAVHAPSAVEADSRRTTGSARAVLPVDGPIVRPFDPPTRRYGAGHRGVDIAAVPGTPVVAALAGTVTFSGTVARRGWVTVDHGGGLDTTYGTLDPRGVTAGQRVAAGQELGRLAARVEHLDWGARLDDEYIDPLRLLGRWRPHLVRLPR is encoded by the coding sequence ATGCGCAGGGTGGCAGCGGGCTTGGTCGCGGCGCTGGGTGTGCTGGGGGTGCTGGCGGTGCACGCGCCGTCGGCGGTCGAGGCGGACAGCCGCCGGACCACGGGCTCGGCCCGGGCGGTGCTGCCCGTCGACGGCCCCATCGTCCGGCCCTTCGACCCGCCGACCAGGCGCTACGGGGCGGGTCACCGGGGTGTGGACATCGCGGCGGTGCCGGGCACACCCGTCGTGGCCGCCCTGGCGGGAACGGTCACGTTCTCGGGCACGGTGGCGCGACGGGGCTGGGTGACCGTCGATCACGGCGGAGGCCTCGACACCACCTACGGGACACTCGACCCGCGTGGGGTGACCGCCGGCCAGCGTGTCGCGGCCGGCCAGGAGCTGGGGCGGTTGGCTGCCCGCGTCGAGCACCTGGACTGGGGCGCCAGGCTGGATGACGAGTACATCGACCCCTTGCGGCTGCTCGGGCGCTGGCGGCCCCACCTCGTGCGGCTCCCGCGCTGA
- the whiG gene encoding RNA polymerase sigma factor WhiG: protein MSSSPPDAAGLGRPSHDPAVVALWEHYKETGDPATRERLILQYSPLVKYVAGRVSVGLPSTIEHADLVSYGMFGLIDAIEKFDLAKAVKFETYAITRIKGAIIDELRSIDWVPRSVRAKARNVERALAALETRLRRTPTESELAGELEISVDDLRQTLTQVSLVSLVALDDTMSGDDHDRQALVDSLQDPRAVNPETRYEDVEMKAILAEALGRMSEREKTVLVLYYFEGLTLAQVGEILGVTESRVCQIHTKAVLGLRAKVMERIAS from the coding sequence ATGTCGAGCTCGCCTCCTGACGCTGCCGGCCTCGGCCGGCCGTCGCACGACCCTGCCGTCGTGGCGCTCTGGGAGCACTACAAGGAGACGGGCGACCCCGCGACCCGCGAGCGTCTGATCCTGCAGTACTCGCCACTGGTCAAGTACGTGGCCGGACGCGTCTCGGTCGGCCTGCCCTCCACCATCGAGCACGCCGACCTGGTGAGCTACGGGATGTTCGGCCTGATCGACGCCATCGAGAAGTTCGACCTGGCCAAGGCCGTCAAGTTCGAGACCTACGCCATCACGCGGATCAAGGGCGCCATCATCGACGAGCTGCGCTCGATCGACTGGGTGCCCCGCAGCGTCCGGGCGAAGGCCCGCAACGTGGAACGCGCGCTGGCGGCTCTGGAAACCCGGTTGCGACGCACACCCACCGAATCCGAGCTCGCCGGAGAGCTGGAGATCAGCGTCGACGACCTGCGCCAGACCCTGACGCAGGTGTCGCTGGTGTCCCTGGTCGCGCTGGACGACACGATGTCCGGCGACGACCACGACCGCCAGGCGCTGGTCGACTCGCTGCAGGACCCCCGTGCGGTCAACCCCGAGACGCGCTACGAGGACGTCGAGATGAAGGCGATCCTCGCTGAGGCCCTCGGCCGCATGAGCGAACGGGAGAAGACCGTCCTGGTCCTCTACTACTTCGAGGGCCTGACGCTCGCGCAGGTCGGCGAGATCCTCGGCGTCACCGAGTCGCGGGTGTGCCAGATCCACACCAAGGCCGTGCTCGGCCTGCGGGCAAAGGTGATGGAGCGCATCGCCAGCTGA
- a CDS encoding tyrosine recombinase produces MQLPDRMPPAWSHAVEEYRVHLRDERMLAAHSVAAYTRDARQLAGFCAGFAIDDPDEVEPLVLRRYLAALLDGDYARASVARKAASVRSFFGWLVRQGLVHSDPSAALGTPRSGRVLPRVLRADQARALLDAPDPTTPMGLRDRALLELLYASGARVSEAVGLDTDGVDLVAASALLHGKGDKQRLVPLGEPACRALERWLSGGRPDVLAASAAGTATAAVFLNTRGERLSPRGAYSVVARAAQEAGLGTVGPHTLRHSYATHLLEGGADLRSVQELLGHVALSTTQNYTHLSREHLRASYEHAHPRA; encoded by the coding sequence GTGCAGCTCCCCGACCGGATGCCTCCGGCGTGGAGCCATGCCGTGGAGGAGTACCGCGTCCACCTGCGCGACGAGCGCATGCTCGCCGCCCACAGCGTCGCTGCCTACACGCGCGACGCCCGCCAGCTGGCCGGCTTCTGCGCCGGGTTCGCGATCGACGACCCTGACGAGGTCGAGCCGCTCGTCTTGCGGCGCTACCTGGCAGCCCTCCTCGACGGGGACTATGCGCGCGCCTCGGTGGCGCGCAAGGCGGCCTCGGTGCGCAGCTTCTTCGGCTGGCTCGTCCGCCAGGGGCTCGTGCACAGCGATCCGTCCGCCGCGCTCGGCACCCCCCGGTCGGGGCGGGTCCTGCCCCGGGTGCTGCGCGCGGACCAGGCGCGGGCGCTCCTGGACGCACCGGACCCCACGACGCCCATGGGCCTGCGCGACCGGGCGCTCCTGGAGCTCCTGTACGCCAGCGGTGCGCGGGTCAGCGAGGCCGTCGGCCTCGACACCGACGGGGTGGATCTCGTGGCGGCGAGCGCCCTGCTGCACGGCAAGGGCGACAAGCAGCGCCTGGTGCCCCTCGGCGAGCCGGCCTGCCGGGCCCTGGAACGGTGGCTGAGCGGCGGGCGTCCGGACGTCCTCGCCGCGAGCGCAGCGGGCACAGCCACGGCGGCGGTCTTCCTCAACACCCGGGGGGAGCGCCTGTCACCGCGAGGTGCCTACTCGGTGGTGGCGCGCGCGGCACAGGAGGCGGGCCTCGGCACGGTAGGCCCACACACGTTGCGACACAGCTATGCCACGCACCTGTTGGAGGGGGGAGCCGACCTGCGCAGCGTCCAGGAGCTGCTGGGCCACGTTGCCCTCTCGACCACGCAAAACTACACTCACCTGTCGCGGGAGCACCTGCGAGCCAGCTATGAGCACGCGCATCCTCGTGCGTGA